Genomic segment of Pseudomonas iranensis:
ATGTCGATGGCCATGAAAGCCAGTTCGCGACCAACCATCTCGGTCATTACCGCCTGACCTGCGGCCTCTGGCCGGCGCTGGTCAAAGCTGGGCAGGCGCGGGTGCTGTCGGTGTCATCGCGCGGGCATCAGATTGCCGGGGTGGACTTTGATGACATCGATTTCTCGCAGCGGCCGTATGACAAATGGGTCGCCTATGGCCAGTCGAAAACGGCCAATGCCTTGTTCGCGATTGCACTGGATCAGCGTGGGCGTAGCCATGGCGTCCGCGCATTCTCGTTGCATCCCGGGCAGATTCTGACGGATCTGGCACGGCACCTCAGCACAGCGGAACTTGCCGCATTCGATGCGCTGGATGAGCAGGGCCGGCCACGGCTGGATGCGCACAATGGACTGAAAACTGTCGAGCAAGGCGCGGCGACGGGGTTGTGGTGTGCGACCAGTGCATTGCTTGCGGATTTGGGTGGCGTGTATTGCGAAGACTGCAATGTTGCGCCGGTCAATGAACCGGAAGCAGGCCGCAAGGGTGTTGCGAAATGGGCGGCGGATGCTGAGCTGGCTGAGCGACTTTGGGCGGTTTCGGAGCTACGGACGGGGCTCACGGTCGCATAAATCGAGTCAATGGCCAAAAGCCCCTCACCCTAACCCTCTCCCGGAGGGAGAGGGGACTGACCGAGGTGTTCAGTAGAAATTCGCCGACCTGAAATACCGGGTCGAACTCAGTTCTAGAACAGCACCCAAATCGGCTCCCTCTCCCTCGGGAGAGGGCTGGGCGGGCGGCGTTCCGATGAGGGGCTGCCGCGCCGCCGGAATCAAGTCGCCCCCAAAAAGTGCTCGTCACGCCCGTGCACCGCGTTCGCGCTTCACCCCAAGACAAAACATCTTTCGATAATCCGAAGGCGACGTCCCCAAGTGCGCCGCAAACTGCTGCCGCAACGACAGCGGCGTGCCAAACCCGGCTTCCCCGGCAATGCATTCAACCGGCAAATCCGTGGTTTCCAGTAACGCCTGCGCTTTGATCACACGCTCGGCGTTAAGCCATTTGAATACTGTCGTACCGGTGGTTTCTTTGAAGCGCCGGGTAAAAGTGCGGCGACTCATTCGGGCTTTCTCCGCCAAAAGGTCCAGCGACAGATTTTCACCCAGATGCATGCGCGCCCAATCCAGAACTTCAGCCAGATGCGTTTCGCTCGACAGCTGTGGCACCGGGTGCTCGACGTATTGCGCCTGGCCGCCTTGCCGGTGCGGTGGCGTGACCAGCATTTTCGCCGTGTGATTGGCCACGTCAGCCCCGAACCGCTGGCGCACCAGATGCAGACAACAGTCGATGGCCGCTACGGTGCCCGCTGAGGTCATCAGATTGTCGTCGGTGACATACAACACCTCGGGGCGAAAGCGAACCCTGGGAAAGCGTTGGGCAAACTCGTCGCGCGCCGCCCAGTGCGTCGTGGCTTCCTTGCCATCAAGCAACCCGGCATCGCCCAGCACAAACGCGCCCAGGCATAAACCGACGATCAATTTGCCTTCGGCGTGGACATTCTGCAGCGCCTGTACAAGCGCTGCCGAAGCAGTGATCGATTGATCACCCCATGCCGGAATGATGATGACGTCGGACGCCGCCATCAATTCCAGGCCATGAGCGACCGCCAGGCCGATGCCTTGGTCACTGGCGACCATGCCGGGTACTTCCGCGCAGTAATTGATCTGGTAACGAGGCTCAGTCGACGCTGGATTCGCCGTCGCCAGGACGATGCCCGGCACCGACAGGTGGAACAGGCTGACGCCGTCGAACGCCAGAACAGCAACGCGAATGGGGGACATAAAATAAATCTCGGTTGCACACTATCGGGTTGGCCCGATTATATCGATATATGTCTTTCAGGCCACTGTTGGCTGCGCCAGGCTTCAGCAAAAATGGACCCATTCATAAATAACAGGATGATTCCGATGACACTCAAGACTCTACCGTTTGCCCTGAGCATTGCTTGCGCCGCTGCTACCGCACCAGCCTTCGCAGAGACAGAAACGCGGGCAAACCCTGAAGCTGCACACAAGCTGAATCTGCAGCAAGTGCGTAATGCCACGGTGAAGATCACCTACGGCGACACGACCTTTCTGATCGATCCGATGCTGGCGAAAAAGGGCGCGTACCCAGGGTTCGAAAATACCTACCGCAGCAACCTGCGTAACCCGCTGGTCGACCTGACTGAGTCCCCGGAGCAGGTGATTGCGGGCGTTGATGCCGTTATCGTAACGCATACGCACCTGGACCACTGGGATGACGCGGCACAGAAAGCGCTGCCCAAAGACATCCCTCTGTTCGCCCAGCATGAAGAAGATGCGCAACTGATCCGCTCGCAAGGCTTCAAGAACGTGCGCGTGCTGACGAATGAGGCTGAGTTCGGCGGCGTGAAGATCAGCAAAACCGGCGGCCAGCACGGCACTGACGAAATGTATGCCGTGCCGGCCCTCGCCAAACCGCTGGGCGAAGCCATGGGCGTGGTGTTCCAGGCGCCCGGCTACAAAACACTCTATCTGGCCGGCGATACCATCTGGCGCCCGGAAGTCGACCAGGCCATCGAGAAATTCCAGCCTGAGGTGATTGTGCTCAACGCCGGCAAAGCGAAAATGAGCGGTTACGAAGGCTCGATCATCATGGGCGAGGAAGATGTACTGCGAGCGACGCAGGTAGCGAAAGACGCAAAAATCGTCGCCGTGCACATGGACGCGATCAACCACATGTCGCTGACCCGCGCTGAGCTGCGCAGCTACCTGCAAAAGCACGGCATCGAGAACCGCGTGGACATCCCGGCGGACGGTGCTGCGTTGCAGTTCTGATTGATTCAGGCCTGCCTGGGCGTGTCGCCGACGCGCCCAGGCTCAAGAGGCTGACTGGCATATCACTCGCCCAGCTTCGCCCAGAACTCCTCGGCCGAAGGGCTGATCGGTGCCGTCGGGCGAGTCAGGTGGATTTCCAGGGGAATATCCCAACTTTCATCCAGTGCCCTGACCAGACGCCCGTCAGCCATTTCCTGTTCGGTCAGGCTTTTCGGCAGCCAGGCCACGCCTTTGCTTTCCAGCGCCATCGACATCAGCACTGCGGCCAAGTGGCTGCTGAACAGCGGTTTCAGGTGCAGATAATCAGCCTTGCCATGCAGTCTGTGGGCGACGATTCGGCCCAGGCCGGATTCGTGGGTGTAGGCCAGATAGGGCAGGGTTTCAGGCGACGTGCCGAACTGGGCTGAAGCACTCGCCAGCGGTACAAGTACATCCTCGCCAACCTTCTTGCCAATGAACTGATCCGGCGCCAGTAATGGCGGAACGTCGGGGTGGCGGTGGCACAGCAGGAACTGCACTTGGCCATGAATCAGCATCTGTTCGCACACGGCCATGCTGTCGTAATGCAGGCGAACCGCATCGATCGGCGCGCCACTTTCGGCGCTGCGCAACCAGCGTGGGAAGAAGGTGAATGACAGCGAGTGAGTGGCAGCAAACTGCAAGGTTTTCGCCGCCATGCCAGCCACTTCCTGGGCCTCGGAGCGCATGCGGTAAAAGCGTCTGGCCGCTTCCTGGGCGCTGGGCAGAATCTGCCTGCCGGCCTCGGTCAACGTTGCACCTTGCGGGGTGCGCACGAACAATTCGACACCCATCCAGTTCTCCAGCGAGCGCACTCGGCGACTGAACGCCGGCTGCGTCACATGGCGCGCTTCAGCGGCCCGGACAAAGCTGCCGTACTCGGCCAGTGCTGAAAAATCCTCAAGCCAAACCAGTTCCAAGGGCAATGCCTCCTGTGCATAGGGCGCGGCATTAATAGCATTGGGCGGGTGTCGTCGCAACGCATAACGTTGGGTCACCACAACAAGAGGAACCCGTCATGCGTATCGTCGATATCCGTGAAAAAACCGTCTCCATTGCTTCCCCGATCGCCAATGCCTATATCGATTTTTCGAAGATGACCTGCTCGGTCGTCGCGGTCATTACCGACGTGATTCGCGACGGCAAACCGGTCATCGGTTACGGCTTCAACTCCAATGGTCGCTACGGCCAGGGCGCGTTGATGCGCGATCGCTTTCTGGCGCGGATCACTGAAGCCGACCCGGAAACCCTGATTGATCACGAGAACAATAACCTCGATCCGTTCGCCATCTGGAAAACCCTGATGACCAACGAAAAACCGGGCGGGCATGGCGAGCGTTCAGTAGCGGTCGGCACCATCGATATGGCGGTGTGGGACGCGGTGGCGAAGATCGAAGGCAAGCCACTGTATCGCCTGCTTGCCGATCGTTATCGCAACGGTGTGGCCGATGACAAAGTCTGGGTGTATGCGGCCGGTGGTTATTACTACCCGGGCAAGGACCAGAGCAAGCTCAAGGCGGAAATGCAGAGCTACCTGGATCGTGGCTACGACGTAGTCAAGATGAAGATTGGCGCGGTGCCGCTGGATGAAGATATCCGCCGCATCGAAGCGGTGCTCGAAGTGGTTGGCGACGGCCAGCGCCTGGCGGTCGACGCCAACGGCCGCTTCGATCTGCAGACCGGTATCGCCTACGCCGAAGCGATCAAGAAGTACAACCTGTTCTGGTACGAAGAAGTCGGCGACCCGCTGGATTATGCGCTCCAGGCCGAGCTGGCCAATCACTACGAACTGCCGATGGCCACCGGCGAAAACCTGTTCTCTCACCAGGATGCCCGCAACCTGTTGCGCCACGGCGGCATGCGCCCGGACCGCGACTACCTGCAATTCGACTGCGCGCTGTCCTACGGTCTTGTCGAGTACATGCGCACCCTGAAAGTGATGGAAGAGCTGGGTTGGTCTTCGCGTCGCGTGGTGCCACATGGCGGTCACCAGATGTCGCTGAACATCGCTGCCGGTCTGCACCTGGGCGGCAACGAATCGTACCCGGACGTGTTCCAGCCGTTCGGCGGTTTTGCCGATGGCATCCGCGTGGAAAACGGCTACGTCGGGCTGCCAGATATTCCGGGTGTCGGCTTCGAAGCCAAATCTGCGCTGTATGCCGTCATGCGCGAACTGGGCGAGGGCTGATTCGGTTTCACCTGCGGCCTCGTTCGCCGAGGCCGCACTTTCAGGCGTCATCCTCGACGCCAAAGCCACATGCCCACCACAACAATAAAATGAGGTGCTTCCGTGGAAACTTCAAAATCACGCTGGTACAGCCAGCTCTATGTGCAAGTGCTGATCGGCATCGTCATCGGCGCTGCCATCGGTTACTTCGTGCCCGACATCGGCGCCAAGCTACAGCCGTTTGCCGACGGTTTCATCAAGCTGATCAAGATGCTCCTGGCGCCGATTATTTTCGGCACCGTCGTAGTCGGTATCGCCAAGATGGGCAGCATCAAAGAGGTCGGACGGATCGGTGTGAAAGCGCTGATCTACTTCGAGATTCTTTCCACCATCGCACTGGTGGTCGGCCTTATCGTAGTCAACGTGGTCAAGCCCGGCGCCGGCATGAACATCAACGCCGGCACCCTCGATGGCAGCGCTGTCAACAAATACAGCCAGGCGGCGAGCGAGCAGGGCGGCCTCGTCGAATTCTTCCTCAATATCATTCCGCACACCTTCCTCGGCGCTTTCTCCAATGGCGTCATGCTGCAAGTGATTCTGTTGTCGGTGCTGATGGGCGTCGCCTTGGTGCAGATGGGCGAAACCAGCAAACCGCTGATCAACACCATCGATCTGTTCCTGCAAGGTCTGTTCAAAATCGTCGCGATGGTCATGCGTCTGGCGCCGTTGGGCGCGGGGGCTGGCATGGCGTTCACTATCGGTAAATACGGCATCGGCACTCTGCTGTCGCTGGGGCAGTTGCTGGTCGCGCTGTACATCACCACGCTGATTTTCATCGTCGTTGTTTTGGGTGCGGTGGCGCGATGGTCGGGCATGCCGTTGATGCAGTTTCTGCGTTATTTCAAAGATGAAATCCTGATCACGCTCGGCACCTGCTCGACCGAGGCGGTGCTGCCGCGAATGATGGTCAAACTGGAAAAACTCGGCTGCAAGAAATCCGTGGTCGGCATGGTCCTGCCGACGGGCTACACCTTCAACGCGGACGGCACCTGCATCTACCTGACGATGGCGGCGATCTTCATCGCCCAGGCGACCAACACACCGCTGACCTTCATGGACCAGATGATCCTGCTCGGCGTGTTCCTGCTGACCTCCAAGGGCTCGGCCGGCGTGGCGGGAGCAGGGTTCGTGACCCTGGCGGCCACGCTCACCACCATTCACTCGATACCTCTGGTGGGCCTGGTGTTGCTGTTGGGCATCGACCGCTTCCTCAACGAGGCGCGAGCGGTGACCAACCTGATCGGCAACGGCATCGGCACCATTGCCATTGCCAAGTGGGACAACTCCTTCGATGTCGAAGCGTGCGAGCGGGAAATCGCCGCCATGAAACACGCCAAGGCTGCACGCAAGGCGCTGCTGGCGCACAAGTAAACCAAGCGTGGCGATTAGCACCTCTGTTGGCGATCCGGATCGCTGACAGAGATGCTGATCGACACCGCACGGGCTGCCTGGGTTGACACTCCTTTCGTACTCATGAAACATATAGTGCACTATACAATAGCGAACTATTAAATGAGCTCGAACCGAAATCACGTGGGAACGCAGCTGTCGTTTGCACTCTACGCCGCTGCCAACCGTGTCGTGCGTTTGCACAAGCCGTATCTGGAACCACTGGGCTTAACCTTTCCGCAGTATCTGGTGATCCTGCAGCTTCTGTATGGCGCGCCATTGTCTGTGGGCGAACTCGGCACTTACCTGGCCATGGACGCGGGAACCATCACGCCGCTACTCAAACGTCTGGAAGGCGCCGGATTGGTCACGCGCAAGCGCGATCCGGCAGACGAGCGCCGCGTGCTGATCGACCTGACGCCCGAAAGCCGGGCCATGGAAGACGACATCAGAGCCATCACCGGCAAGATCAAGACGGCCTGCCAGCTTGATGAGCAGGGGATTGAGGCGCTTCGTCTGACGCTGGATGCGCTTGCCCATCCGGCGGCTGACTGAGCCCACCAGTCCAAAAGCGCGCTCAACCGGGCGATAACACACGTAACAGAGAGGGTTTTGAAATGAACATCGGAATTATCGGCGCCGGCCACATCGGCGCAACACTGGCGCGCAAGCTGGCTGCGTGCGGTCATAAGATCAAACTGGCCAACTCGAAAGACCCGCAAAGCATTCAGGCACTCGCTGAAGAAGTCGGTGCCAAGGCTGTCACCAAAGAGCAGGCTGTGTCCGATGTCGATGTGATCATCCTGTCGATTCCCTTCGCCCGATACCCTGATTTGAAGCAGACGCTGAGCCAGGTTCCCGAGCAAGTCGTGGTCATCGATACCTCCAATTACTATCCGCAGCGTGACGGGGCGATCAAGGAAGTGGACGAGGGCAAACCTGAAAGCGTCTGGGTCAGCGAGCAGATCGGCCGCCCGCTGATCAAAGCGTGGAATGCCGTACTCGCCGCTACGCTGGCCGATCAAGGTCAATCTGCCGAATCCGCAACTCGCATCGCCTTGCCAGTCGCCGGCGATGATGTGCGTGCCGAGGCGATCGCGCAGGATCTGGTCGAAGAAACCGGATTCACCGCGCTCGCTGCGGGCAGCCTTCAGGAGTCATGGCGTCAACAACCCGGGACCCCGGCTTACTGCACCGAACTGACCTTGCCGGAACTGAAGCAGGCGCTCGAAGCTGCGGACAAGGCCCGCGCGCCGCTGAACCGCGATGCCTTGATGGCCCGATTCATGGCCCCCGACACTGAATTCACCCGCGAGCAGATGGTTGCGATCAATCGGGAAATGACCGCTTGATTAGAAATGAGCGGCTTGGCGTTCATGCGATGGCGATAGCGTGGTCATCTCACACCCCCACAACTGCAAAAACGGCTCGCTGACAGTGGCCGGCCCAACCCATCGGCTGACCAGTTCGCACTTGCCATCCATGCATAACTGGTAATCGCCGGCCTGCGGGGTTCGGCCCAATTGCAGTGGTTGCAGCGGCGGCAAGGGGCGTCGGAAATGCCAACTGCCGTTCTCCAGCCGGGCATCGTCGGGTATCTCCATGCCTGCGCCGTTGCCGCGAACCCTGGCCTGCTCAAGAACCAGCCCTTGGGCCGTGACGCGGTAGTCTTCCTCCCAACGGATCTTTTCGATGCTGTGGTTCCAGGCCAGGGTGAAATTCGCTACCGGCAACTGTGCCCAGATACTGCCGGCCAGACCCAGGCACAAGCCGATCATGCATTGGCCGCTGCTGCGCGCCGCGAGCGCCAGACGTGTTGCACGATTACCAGAATCCCGAATGCGAAGCCGATTTCATCGGTCACTGGCAGTGCCACGATCAGCAGGGCGCCCGCACCAAGACTCAGCAAACGTTCCCAAAGCAGCATTTTCTGTTGCAGAAAACCGGTAGACGCCATGCCCCACAGACCAACCGCCAGAAGAGTCTTGATCAGCATGTAGGCAGTCGCCCACAGGTTGTCGCCTTGCAGCATCAGCGCCGGGTTGTAGACCGCCATGAACGGGATGACGAAACCGGCCAGCGCAATGCGCACCGCCCACAGGCTGATCTTGAAGCCGCTTTCCTTGGCGATCGGTGCGGCGGCAAAACAGGCGAGGGCGACCGGCGGGGTCAGGTCGGCGAGGATGCCAAAGTAGAACACGAACATGTGCGACACGATCAGTGGCACGCCCAGCTCCAGCAGGGCGGGCGCGGCGATCGAGCTGGTGATGATGTAGTTGGGAATGGTCGGAATGCCCATCCCCAGCACCAGGCAAGTGATCATCGTCAGGATCAGCGACAGCAGCAGGTTGTCGCGGCCGATGGCGAGAATGTAGCCAGCGAACGTCGAAGCGACGCCGGTGAGCGAAACGATGCCGATGATGACGCCGACCAGTGCGCAGGCGATGCCTACCGGTACCGCGTGGCGGGCGCCCTCGACCAGCGCGTGCAGGCAGATCAGCAGCGTGTCGCGACCACCCTTGATGAAAGCGCAGACCAGCACCAGGACGGCAATGACTGCAAAAATCACCGCGATGCCAAGCTGGAAAAAACCTGTGCAGAGCACGCCGAGTGCAATCCAGAACGCACAACGCAGGCCAAAGCTGTGCACCCGGAAAATGATCGCTGAGCCGAGAATCACGATGGCGGTCAATGCCAGGCCGACCATGCCCGAGAACAGCGGTGTGCGTCCGGAAAACAGCAGGTACACCAGAACCAGCAGAGGAATCAGCAAATACCAGCGGGCTTTAACCGCGCCCCAAGCGCTGGGGCATTGGTCTTTGGGCAGGCCCTTGAGGTTGGAGCGCTTGGCTTCCAGATGGACCATCCAGAATACTGAACCGAAATACAGCAGGGCCGGAATCAGCGCCGCCTTGGCGATTTCGACGAAGGGCACATTGATGGTTTCAGCCATGATGAAGGCGACCGCGCCCATCACCGGAGGCATGATCTGGCTGCCCATGCTGGAGGTGGCTTCCACGCCGCCGGCGAACGCGGCGCGATAGCCAAAGCGCTTCATCAGCGGGATGGTGAATTGGCCGGTGGTCACGACGTTGGCAATCCCGGAGCCGGTAATTGTCCCCATCAAGGCCGACGAGGCCACGGCCACTTTCGCCGGGCCTCCCAGCTTGTGCCCGAACAAGCCCATGGCGAAGTCGGTAAACAGCTTGATCATGCCGGCCTGCTCAAGGAATGCGCCAAACAGGATGAACAGGAAAATGTAGGTCGCCGATACGTAGGTCGGCGTGCCGTACAGCCCTTCGGTGCCGAACGACAGTTGATTGATGATCTGGTCGAAACCGTAGCCGCGATGGGCCAGTTCGCCGGGCAAGTATTCCCCGAACAGGCCGTACGCCAGGAACAGCCCGCAAATCACCGGCAGCGCAATGCCCATCACGCGTCGCGCGGCTTCGAAAACCAGGGCGATCAACACGATGCCGATCATCAGGTCGGCCGAGGTGAGGTCACCGGAACGCTGGATCAGATCGGCCTCGAACACCCATTGATACAGCGCGGTAGCGATGGCGGCCAGGCTCAGCAGCCACGCCAGCGGTTGCCATGGACGGTCTGTGCCGCGTGCGGGGTAACTGAGAAACACCACCCACAGCAGGAAGCCGACGTGCACCGCACGCAGCACCTGGCTGGAGAGGGGGGAAAAGGCTGCGGTGACGATCTGGAAAATCGAGAACAGCAACGCTACGTAAAACAGGGTTTTCGGCCAGTCTCGCGGGTTCGCGGAAATACCGTGATGCTCGTCACTCATTGGCTGCCTTCCTCATGACCACGCAAAGGAATTGACGCTGCAGTGGCCGTCACGCCACTGCGCACAAGCGCTTATAAAGCGCCTTTTTCCTTGTAGTAGCGCTCGGCGCCGGGGTGCAGCGCGATCGGCAGGTTTTTCGCAGCCGCTTCCAGCTTGATGTCCTTGGCCGCCGAATGGGAGTTACCCAAGCGCCCCAGGTTGTCGAACAGCAGGCGGGTCATGTCATAGACGACGTCATCCGGCAGGTCGGCGCGGGTCACCAGAATATTGGTGATTGCCACGGTGGGCACGGCTTCGGCCTGTCCGTCGTAGGTGTTGGCCGGGATCATTGCGCTCTGATACGCCGGATTGCCGATTTTTGTCACCACCTCGCTCGGGACGGCGACGTAGTTCAGCGGCATCACCGACGACAGGTCACGAATGGCGGCCATGCCCAGTCCCGACGACTGCAGGGTGGCATCCAGTTGCCGGTTCTTGATCAATTCCACCGATTCGGCAAACGGCAGATATTGCACCTTGCCCATGTCCTCGTAGGTCAGGCCGGCCGCCTTGAATATCGCCCGCGCATTCAATTCGGTGCCGGATTTAGGGGCGCCGACCGAGATGGTCTTGCCCTTGAGATCGGCGAGGGTTTTGATCCCCGACTCTTTGCTGGCGACGATTTGAATGTAATTGGGATAGGCGCCGCCCAAGGCGCGCAATTTGGTCAGTGGCGCTTTGAAACCGGCGTCCTCCACGCCGTTTTTGGCGTCGGCCACTGAGTCGCCCAAAGCCAGGGCCAATTCGCCGCGACCGGCCTGTAGCAGGTTGAGGTTTTCTACCGACGCTTTGGTGGCCTGCACCGATGTCTTCGAGCCGGCAATACCGTCGCTGTAGATTTGCGACAGACCGACCCCGATCGGGTAGTAAACCCCACTGGTTCCGCCGGTGAGGATATTGATGAACACGGGCGCGGCCTGCGCAGCACTGCTAAGGGTCAGCGTGGCGGCGGCCAGCAGGGCAAAGCGTGTTTTGACTCGCATGGGGGCACTTCTCCGTCTTGTTATGGTTTTAAGCAGAGTGATTGCACTCTAGCCGGTCCCGGCTGAACGTGATCGTCACGACGTCAGTTCATCCCCAGCCAGTTCGGCAGCACCAGTGAGATCCATGGCACGTAAGTAATCAGGATCAGGAACAACAGCAAAATCGACAACCAGGGCATCGCGGCTTTGACTGTGGCGGGCAAGGACATGCCGGTCACCGCCGAGGTCACGAACAGGTTCAGGCCCACCGGTGGCGTGATCAGGCCGATCTCAAGGTTGACCACCATGATGATGCCGAGGTGAATCGGATCGATGCCCAGTTTCATCGCGATAGGAAAAAGGATGGGCGCCAGGATCAGGATGATCGCTGACGGTTCCATGAACGCGCCGGCAATCAACAGCACAATGTTGACCACCAGCAGGAACGTCACCGGCGTCAGGCCGGCGTCGATCACCCAGGCAGTGATTTGTTGAGGTAACTGTTCGGTGGTCAGCACGTGGGCGAACAGCATGGCGTTGGCAATGATGAACATCAGCATGATGCTCAGCTTGGCCGAGTCGAGCAGAACCTTAGGGGTCTCGCGAAAGGTCAGATCCTTGTAAACGAACAAAGCGATGAAGGCCGAATAGACGGCTGCCACTGCGGCAGCTTCGGTCGGGGTGAACATGCCCGAATAGATGCCGCCGAGGATGATCACCATCAGCAACAGGCCCCATATTGCCTTGCGTGCCGTACTCAGAAACTCGCGAAGCGTCGCACGCGGCAAGGCGGGCAGATTTTTCTTCACCGCGACGATGTAGATCGCCACCATCAATGCCGTGCCCAGCAGCAGGCCAGGCACCACGCCGGCCATGAACAGCTTGCCCACGGAGGTTTCTGTAGCGGCGGCGTAAACCACCATCACAATCGACGGCGGGATCAGGATGCCCAGCGTACCGGCGTTGCAGATGATCCCTGCGCCGAACGCCTGCGGGTAGCCGGAACGGACCATCCCGGCAATCGCAATCGAGCCCACCGCAGCGACCGTGGCGGGACTTGAACCGGAGAGGGCGGCAAACAGCATGCAGGCCAGCACCGCCGCGATGGCCAGGCCGCCGCGAATATGCCCGACACAGGCGTTGGCGAAGTCGATCAGCCGGCGGGCGACGCCGCCGGTGGTCATGAAGGCCCCGGCCAGCAGGAAAAACGGAATGGCCAGCAGCGTGTAGTGTTCCGAGGTCTCGAACAGTTTGATCGCCAGCGAGCGCACCGAGTCGGGACTGAAGAAAATGATCGTCAGGGAGCCGGCCAGCCCCAGCGAGATGGCGATCGGCACGCCGATGAACATCAAGGCGAACAGGGCCACGAACAGGAAGGCGATGGTCATGGCTTGTCATCCTCGTGTTCGGCAA
This window contains:
- a CDS encoding TRAP transporter permease, which gives rise to MSDEHHGISANPRDWPKTLFYVALLFSIFQIVTAAFSPLSSQVLRAVHVGFLLWVVFLSYPARGTDRPWQPLAWLLSLAAIATALYQWVFEADLIQRSGDLTSADLMIGIVLIALVFEAARRVMGIALPVICGLFLAYGLFGEYLPGELAHRGYGFDQIINQLSFGTEGLYGTPTYVSATYIFLFILFGAFLEQAGMIKLFTDFAMGLFGHKLGGPAKVAVASSALMGTITGSGIANVVTTGQFTIPLMKRFGYRAAFAGGVEATSSMGSQIMPPVMGAVAFIMAETINVPFVEIAKAALIPALLYFGSVFWMVHLEAKRSNLKGLPKDQCPSAWGAVKARWYLLIPLLVLVYLLFSGRTPLFSGMVGLALTAIVILGSAIIFRVHSFGLRCAFWIALGVLCTGFFQLGIAVIFAVIAVLVLVCAFIKGGRDTLLICLHALVEGARHAVPVGIACALVGVIIGIVSLTGVASTFAGYILAIGRDNLLLSLILTMITCLVLGMGIPTIPNYIITSSIAAPALLELGVPLIVSHMFVFYFGILADLTPPVALACFAAAPIAKESGFKISLWAVRIALAGFVIPFMAVYNPALMLQGDNLWATAYMLIKTLLAVGLWGMASTGFLQQKMLLWERLLSLGAGALLIVALPVTDEIGFAFGILVIVQHVWRSRRAAAANA
- a CDS encoding TAXI family TRAP transporter solute-binding subunit is translated as MRVKTRFALLAAATLTLSSAAQAAPVFINILTGGTSGVYYPIGVGLSQIYSDGIAGSKTSVQATKASVENLNLLQAGRGELALALGDSVADAKNGVEDAGFKAPLTKLRALGGAYPNYIQIVASKESGIKTLADLKGKTISVGAPKSGTELNARAIFKAAGLTYEDMGKVQYLPFAESVELIKNRQLDATLQSSGLGMAAIRDLSSVMPLNYVAVPSEVVTKIGNPAYQSAMIPANTYDGQAEAVPTVAITNILVTRADLPDDVVYDMTRLLFDNLGRLGNSHSAAKDIKLEAAAKNLPIALHPGAERYYKEKGAL
- the dctM gene encoding C4-dicarboxylate TRAP transporter large permease protein DctM, with the translated sequence MTIAFLFVALFALMFIGVPIAISLGLAGSLTIIFFSPDSVRSLAIKLFETSEHYTLLAIPFFLLAGAFMTTGGVARRLIDFANACVGHIRGGLAIAAVLACMLFAALSGSSPATVAAVGSIAIAGMVRSGYPQAFGAGIICNAGTLGILIPPSIVMVVYAAATETSVGKLFMAGVVPGLLLGTALMVAIYIVAVKKNLPALPRATLREFLSTARKAIWGLLLMVIILGGIYSGMFTPTEAAAVAAVYSAFIALFVYKDLTFRETPKVLLDSAKLSIMLMFIIANAMLFAHVLTTEQLPQQITAWVIDAGLTPVTFLLVVNIVLLIAGAFMEPSAIILILAPILFPIAMKLGIDPIHLGIIMVVNLEIGLITPPVGLNLFVTSAVTGMSLPATVKAAMPWLSILLLFLILITYVPWISLVLPNWLGMN